A region from the Citrobacter koseri ATCC BAA-895 genome encodes:
- the aceA gene encoding isocitrate lyase: MKTRTQQIEELQKEWTQPRWEGIRRPYSAEEVVKLRGSVNPECTLAQLGAAKMWRLLHGDAKKGYINSLGALTGGQALQQAKAGIEAVYLSGWQVAADANLASSMYPDQSLYPANSVPAVVDRINNTFRRADQIQWASGIEPGDPRFVDYFLPIVADAEAGFGGVLNAFELMKSMIEAGAAAVHFEDQLASVKKCGHMGGKVLVPTQEAIQKLVAARLAADVMGVPTLLIARTDADAADLITSDCDAYDSEFITGERTSEGFFRTRAGIEQAISRGLAYAPYADLVWCETSTPDLELAKRFADAIHAKYPGKLLAYNCSPSFNWQKNLDDKTIASFQQQLSDMGYKYQFITLAGIHSMWFNMFDLAHSYAQGEGMRHYVEKVQQPEFAAAKDGYTFVSHQQEVGTGYFDKVTTIIQGGTSSVTALTGSTEESQF; the protein is encoded by the coding sequence ATGAAAACCCGTACCCAACAAATCGAAGAGTTACAGAAAGAATGGACGCAACCGCGCTGGGAAGGTATCCGTCGCCCGTATAGCGCGGAGGAAGTGGTGAAATTACGCGGCTCGGTCAACCCGGAATGTACGCTGGCGCAGCTTGGCGCGGCCAAAATGTGGCGTCTGCTGCATGGCGACGCGAAAAAAGGCTACATCAACAGCCTCGGCGCACTGACTGGCGGCCAGGCGTTGCAACAGGCGAAAGCGGGCATTGAGGCGGTCTATCTGTCCGGCTGGCAGGTGGCGGCGGACGCTAACCTGGCCTCCAGCATGTACCCGGATCAATCGCTGTACCCGGCAAACTCTGTTCCGGCGGTCGTGGATCGGATCAACAACACTTTCCGTCGTGCGGATCAGATCCAGTGGGCGTCCGGCATTGAGCCTGGCGATCCGCGCTTTGTCGATTACTTCCTGCCGATCGTTGCCGATGCGGAGGCCGGTTTTGGCGGCGTACTGAACGCGTTTGAACTGATGAAATCGATGATCGAAGCCGGTGCAGCGGCTGTTCACTTCGAAGATCAGCTTGCATCGGTGAAGAAGTGCGGTCATATGGGCGGCAAAGTTCTGGTGCCGACGCAGGAAGCCATTCAGAAACTGGTGGCTGCGCGTCTGGCGGCTGACGTGATGGGCGTACCGACGTTGCTGATTGCCCGTACCGACGCGGATGCGGCAGATCTGATAACCTCCGACTGCGACGCGTACGACAGTGAATTTATTACCGGCGAACGCACCAGCGAAGGCTTCTTCCGCACGCGTGCCGGTATTGAGCAGGCGATCAGCCGTGGGCTGGCGTATGCGCCTTACGCAGACCTGGTGTGGTGCGAAACCTCCACGCCGGACCTTGAACTGGCGAAGCGCTTTGCCGATGCCATCCATGCGAAATACCCGGGTAAACTGCTGGCCTACAACTGCTCGCCGTCGTTTAACTGGCAGAAGAACCTGGACGATAAAACCATCGCCAGCTTCCAGCAGCAGCTGTCGGACATGGGCTACAAGTACCAGTTCATCACCCTGGCGGGCATCCACAGCATGTGGTTCAACATGTTCGATCTGGCACATTCCTATGCGCAGGGTGAAGGCATGCGCCACTACGTTGAGAAGGTTCAGCAGCCAGAATTTGCGGCGGCCAAAGACGGTTACACCTTCGTGTCCCATCAGCAGGAAGTGGGGACAGGCTACTTCGACAAAGTGACCACCATTATTCAGGGTGGCACCTCCTCAGTGACGGCATTAACGGGTTCCACTGAAGAATCGCAGTTCTGA
- the aceB gene encoding malate synthase A, which yields MNQQATTTDELTFTRPHGEQEKQILTAEAVEFLTELVTRFTPKRNKLLAARIQQQQDIDDGKLPDFISETASIREGDWKIRGIPDDLQDRRVEITGPVERKMVINALNANVKVFMADFEDSLAPEWSKVIDGQINLRDAVNGTISYTNEAGKIYQLKPDPALLICRVRGLHLPEKHVTWRGEAIPGSLFDFALYFFHNYKALLAKGSGPYFYLPKTQAWQEAAWWSEVFSYAEDRFNLPRGTIKATLLIETLPAVFQMDEILHALRDHIVGLNCGRWDYIFSYIKTLKNHPDRVLPDRQVVTMDKPFLSAYSRLLIKTCHKRGAFAMGGMAAFIPSKDAERNNQVLNKVKADKALEANNGHDGTWIAHPGLADTAMTVFNEALGENQNQLFVTRDEDAPITAEQLLAPCEGDRTEEGMRANIRVAVQYIEAWISGNGCVPIYGLMEDAATAEISRTSIWQWIHHEKTLSNGKPVTKALFRQMLAEEMLVIQDELGEHRFSSGRFDEAARLMEQITTSDELIDFLTLPGYRLLA from the coding sequence ATGAATCAACAGGCAACGACAACCGATGAACTGACCTTTACCAGGCCGCATGGTGAGCAGGAGAAGCAAATTCTGACCGCAGAAGCGGTAGAGTTTCTGACCGAACTGGTGACGCGTTTTACGCCAAAGCGTAACAAACTCCTCGCTGCTCGTATTCAGCAACAGCAGGATATTGATGACGGTAAGTTGCCTGATTTTATTTCGGAAACCGCTTCCATTCGTGAGGGTGACTGGAAAATTCGCGGCATTCCTGACGATTTACAGGATCGTCGCGTGGAAATCACCGGCCCGGTAGAACGTAAAATGGTGATTAACGCGCTGAATGCTAACGTGAAAGTGTTCATGGCTGACTTTGAGGATTCACTGGCGCCGGAGTGGAGCAAAGTGATTGATGGTCAGATCAACCTGCGTGATGCGGTGAACGGCACCATCAGCTACACCAACGAAGCCGGGAAAATCTATCAACTCAAGCCGGACCCGGCGTTACTGATTTGTCGCGTACGCGGTTTACACCTGCCGGAAAAACATGTGACCTGGCGTGGTGAAGCCATTCCTGGCAGCCTGTTTGATTTCGCTCTCTACTTTTTCCACAACTATAAAGCGTTGCTGGCAAAAGGCAGTGGCCCGTATTTCTACCTGCCGAAAACTCAAGCCTGGCAGGAAGCCGCCTGGTGGAGCGAAGTCTTCAGCTATGCCGAAGACCGTTTTAATCTGCCGCGTGGCACCATCAAAGCCACCTTGCTGATTGAAACGCTGCCTGCCGTCTTCCAGATGGATGAGATCCTGCACGCGCTGCGTGACCATATTGTTGGTCTTAACTGCGGCCGCTGGGATTACATTTTCAGCTATATCAAAACACTGAAAAATCACCCGGATCGCGTCCTGCCGGACCGTCAGGTGGTGACGATGGATAAACCGTTCCTCAGCGCCTATTCACGGCTGTTGATCAAAACCTGCCACAAGCGCGGCGCATTTGCGATGGGCGGCATGGCGGCGTTTATCCCGAGCAAAGACGCCGAGCGCAACAATCAAGTGCTCAACAAAGTGAAAGCGGACAAAGCGCTGGAAGCCAATAACGGTCATGACGGCACCTGGATCGCGCACCCGGGGCTGGCGGACACCGCGATGACGGTCTTTAACGAGGCGCTGGGCGAAAACCAGAACCAGCTGTTTGTTACCCGTGATGAAGATGCGCCCATTACTGCCGAACAGCTGCTGGCGCCCTGCGAGGGCGATCGTACCGAAGAGGGGATGCGTGCCAATATTCGCGTGGCGGTGCAGTACATCGAAGCATGGATTTCCGGTAATGGCTGCGTACCGATTTATGGCCTGATGGAAGATGCGGCAACGGCTGAAATCTCCCGTACCTCTATCTGGCAATGGATTCATCACGAGAAAACCCTGAGTAACGGCAAACCCGTCACGAAAGCGCTATTCCGCCAGATGCTGGCCGAAGAGATGCTGGTGATCCAGGACGAGCTGGGAGAGCACCGCTTCAGCAGCGGGCGCTTTGATGAAGCCGCGCGCCTGATGGAGCAGATCACTACCTCTGATGAACTGATCGATTTCTTGACCCTGCCAGGCTACCGCCTGCTGGCTTAA
- the metA gene encoding homoserine O-acetyltransferase MetA, with amino-acid sequence MPIRVLDELPAVNFLREENVFVMTTSRASGQEIRPLKVLILNLMPKKIETENQFLRLLSNSPLQVDVQLLRIDARESRNTPAEHLNNFYCNFEDICDQNFDGLIVTGAPLGLVEFNDVAYWPQIKQVLEWAKDHVTSTLFVCWAVQAALNILYGIPKQTRTDKLSGVYEHHILHPHALLTRGFDDSFLAPHSRYADFPAALIRDYTDLEILAETEDGDAYLFASKDKRIAFVTGHPEYDAHTLASEYFRDVEAGLSPNVPYNYFPKNDPQNKPRATWRSHGNLLFTNWLNYYVYQITPYDLRHMNPTLD; translated from the coding sequence ATGCCAATTCGCGTGCTGGACGAGCTACCCGCCGTCAATTTCTTACGTGAGGAAAACGTCTTTGTTATGACGACATCCCGCGCTTCTGGCCAGGAAATTCGTCCGCTGAAGGTGCTTATCCTCAACCTGATGCCGAAGAAGATCGAAACGGAAAACCAGTTCCTGCGCCTGCTGTCAAACTCACCGCTTCAGGTCGATGTTCAACTCTTGCGGATTGATGCTCGTGAATCGCGTAATACACCGGCAGAGCATCTGAACAACTTCTACTGTAACTTCGAGGATATCTGCGATCAGAATTTCGATGGGCTGATTGTCACCGGCGCGCCTCTGGGTCTGGTGGAGTTTAATGATGTTGCGTATTGGCCGCAGATTAAGCAGGTGCTGGAGTGGGCAAAAGATCACGTCACCTCAACGCTGTTTGTCTGTTGGGCGGTACAGGCCGCGCTTAATATTCTCTATGGCATTCCGAAGCAAACCCGCACAGATAAACTTTCCGGCGTCTACGAACATCACATCCTTCATCCTCATGCTTTACTGACTCGTGGTTTTGATGATTCATTCCTTGCTCCGCACTCACGCTATGCCGACTTCCCGGCGGCGCTGATTCGGGACTATACCGACCTTGAGATCCTCGCAGAAACCGAAGATGGAGATGCCTACCTGTTCGCCAGCAAAGATAAACGAATCGCGTTTGTAACCGGTCACCCGGAGTACGATGCCCATACGCTGGCCAGTGAATATTTCCGGGATGTTGAAGCAGGTTTAAGTCCGAATGTACCGTACAACTATTTCCCGAAAAACGATCCGCAAAACAAACCTCGCGCGACCTGGCGCAGCCACGGTAATTTGCTGTTTACCAACTGGCTCAACTATTACGTCTACCAGATCACGCCATATGATCTGCGTCACATGAATCCAACGCTGGATTAA
- a CDS encoding acetyltransferase — protein MVISIRRSRQDEGEKLIAIWCRSVDATHHFLSASYRSELEELVRSFLPEAPLWVAVTEQDEPIAFMLLTGQHMDALFVDPDVRGCGVGKLLVEHAFTLAPELTTNVNEQNEQAVGFYKKMGFKVTGRSEVDDLGRPYPLLNLVHT, from the coding sequence ATGGTTATTAGCATTCGCCGATCGCGGCAGGATGAAGGGGAAAAACTGATTGCTATCTGGTGTCGTTCTGTTGATGCTACGCACCATTTTCTGTCTGCATCCTATCGGAGCGAGCTGGAAGAGCTGGTGCGTTCTTTTTTACCAGAAGCGCCGTTATGGGTGGCAGTGACAGAGCAGGATGAGCCCATCGCGTTTATGCTGCTGACCGGGCAGCACATGGATGCCCTGTTTGTCGATCCCGACGTTCGTGGCTGCGGCGTAGGGAAATTGCTGGTTGAGCATGCGTTTACGCTGGCTCCCGAGTTAACAACCAACGTTAACGAACAGAATGAACAAGCGGTTGGGTTCTACAAAAAGATGGGATTTAAAGTGACAGGACGTTCAGAGGTAGACGATCTTGGCAGGCCGTATCCGTTATTGAATCTGGTTCATACGTAG